CGGCGTATTTTAGAGATACCTAATATTGAAATTATTGCCAAACATCGCGCAACGGGTTTGGTGCGCGATTCTCATGGCGATCGCGTTACAGGTATTCGCCTACGTCCCGTGAGTGAAGTCACAGAGAGCGAACTAGTCGCTACATTAATTGTCGATGCTAGCGGTCGTCGTTCCCAAGCACCACAATGGCTAGAAAGCGCGGGATTTACCCCACCAGATGAAACCGTCGTCAATCCATTTCTCGGTTATGCAACGCGCCGCTACCGCGCTCCGGTAGGATTTGATGCAGATTGGAAAATTATGTTAATATCCCAATCTCCACCAGAGAATACACGATTGGGATATTTAGCCAGAATCGAGGGAGGAGAATGGATTGCTACACTAGGCGGCTACAGCAAAGATTTTCCGCCATTGGACGATGAAGGCTTTTTAGCATTTGCCCGCAGTCTACCCAGTCAGAGATTTTACGAGGCGATCGCATCTGCCGAGCCTGTGTCACCTACCTACGCTCATCGTGCGACTGCTAACAGACTGTACCACTACGAAAAAATTAGGCTACCGCAAGGTTTTGTTGCTTTAGGCGATGCAGTTTGCGCCCTGTGTCCGATTTACGGGCAGGGGATGACAGTCAGCGCTATGGGAGCGATCGCATTACGCGACTGGATAAAGCAAGGATATGGCTCTCATGTAAATGCTTTAGATTTAGATACCTCAGACTTTCAAAAACGTCTAGCTAAAACGACTGCTTTAGCTTGGACTATAGCAACGACTCAAGACTTAGGCTTTCCCAAAACGGAGCAGCACCCAACTAACAATTCAAATAAATCATCGTCAGGCAAGCTAGGCAAGTTCATGCGTTGGTATAATCGGCAGTTGATGAAAGGTACGAGTTCTAGACCAGAACTACATGCCTTAGTGTTGGAGGTAGGGCAAATGCTCAAATCGCCACTTAGCTTCTACCATCCCAAGATCGTCTGGCAGGTGTTGACAGTTATCAGTGACTAGTGACTGGTGGCTGGTGGCTAGATGCTTCCGATTTGCGACTTCTGTACGGGCAGGTTTTGACCCAAGATTTACTGCCTCAGTTGTCGAGCTATTTGCTAAAACTACCCTTACGACTTCTATAAGGGCGGGTTTTGACCCAAGATTTACTGCCTCAGTTGTCGAACTATTCGCTAAACCCGCTCCTACGACTCACGACTTACAACTTCTCCATGACCGCTTCTTTTGCCCAACTCATAGGACAGCATCAAGCAGTAGAATTATTGACTCAAGCGATCGCGCAAAATCGCGTTGCTCCAGCTTATTTATTTGCGGGACCGGAGGGCGTGGGAAGATGCATGGCAGCCAAATACTTTGTAGAACAATTATTCTGCTCTCAAATTCCAGATTCCAAGCAGCAACAAGTGCGCCAGCGCTTGCAGTTGGGCAATCACCCTGATGTTTTGTGGATCGAACCGCCTCAGCCTGAAGAAAAACGCAAAGCAGCACCAGTTATCCGCATCGAACAAATTCGCCATATCGAGCAATTTCTCAGTCGTCCACCTCTGGAAGCACCTCGTGCTGTAGTCGCGATCGAGTCAGCCGAATCCATGACAGAGGCAGCGGCAAATGCGCTATTAAAAACCCTGGAAGAGCCAGGACAGGCGACAATTGTGTTGATCGCTCCCTCTACTGCATCGTTATTGCCAACACTGGTATCGAGATGTCAGCGCATTCCTTTTTATCGCTTGGACTCTCAGTCTTTAGCTCAAGTACTACAACAAGTCGGCTACGCGCATATTTTGAGCCAACCAGCTATTTTGGCACTAGCGCAGGGCAGCCCAGGGGCAGCGATCGCGGCTTGGCAAAAGCTAGAGGGAATTCCGGCTGAATTACTGGCAAAACTTCAGCAGATTTCTCCATCTTGCCATGAAGCTCTAGATCTTGCGCGTCAAATCGATCGCACTCTGGATTTAGAAACTCAAATTTGGTTGGTAGACTATCTTCAGTATTGCTACTGGCAAAAGTTTTTGGCTAGAGAAATGCAGCACTTTCCCTTGGAAAAACTGGAGACAACTAGGCGTTACTTACTCTGTTATGCCCAGCCTCGACTTGTTTGGGAAGTCACGTTACTAGGTTTGACAGATGTAGAGATGTTGCGGGAAACGCCTTTATATCTATAAAATCACCCTATAGATAGTTGCTAATTTTGCCGTTGGCAAAAAAGCCCAAGGCGATCGCAATTGTTAAGAGTTACAAAAATTGCGCTCTACTTTTGCCAAGTTTATGATTAATTTGCCAACAAGTGGATCTTTTTGCCAAAATTGCAATGAAAGAAAAATCTTTAGAAAGAGGTGTCGATGGTTTTCTGATTTTGCTGTTGCCGATAGCATTCGCGATCGTCATCTTCTTTACAACTTGGCCTTTACTGCTGGGGCTAGCAATCTTTAGTATTGGTTATAAAGTATGGCAGTACTATCAGTGGCAACAATGGAGTCGGCAAGTTAATCCCATTTTTTTGCAAGTTATTCAAGCTAATCAAGGTCGGATCGCACCATTAGATTTAGCAATCAAGGCAAATTTGTCTGCTGCTACAGCTAAATACTATTTAGATAGTAAAGCAGCCGAATTTGGCGCTCAGCGACAGGAATATAAAGACTTAGGGACAGTCTATTACTTTATCACCTCCAGCACTTTAGGCAGTATGCTGGACAAGAGCGAACCGCTTAAGGAGTTAGAGCCAGCAAAAGAAAAAGCTCAGAATGCTCAGCAAATTGCCTCACAGTCAGTTAAGCAAGCCGAATCGCTTCCGTTAGAAACTGTCTCAGCTTTTTCTCCTACTCCTAATGCTCCAGAAAGCGCAACCTCCATACAATTGCCACAGCCGGACGACATCGCAGTAGCTACAGAACAATCAATATCCCACAACCAAAATCAACCTTTACCCCAAACCCTGATCCAGTCAGAACTGGCTAAGCGGCTGAATGTCTATTCCAGCACTGTGTATAAGCGGCGAGACGATCCAGATTTTCCTGAGTGGACTCGCAGTCGCGATCCTGATGGCATTTCTTGGGGATTTTCGGCTGAAACTAAGGAGTTTTATCGAATTTAGCGAGTGGTTGGTGGCTGGTGGCTAGTAGTAGAATTCTTCATCTAATCACTAGTCACCAGCCACTAGTCGCTGCCTCGACGAGCTGATAACTGACTTCCTCTAGCCTCGGAAATAGAGTTTAAATCGTGTTTTGCCATTTTTTGCAGCAATCCCGCGAGGATGTGGTTGACTATACCGATTCCTTCGTAAATCCAGCTAGTGTAAACCTGGATTAGGCTAGCACCAGCGATAATTTTTTCCCAAGCATCTTCAGCCGTAAAAATTCCTCCAACACCAATAATTGGTAACTGTCCTTGAGTTTGTTGGTAGATAAACCGAATAATTTCTGTAGAGCGATCGCGTACGGGTAAACCGCTGATTCCTCCAGCTTCTTCGACAATTGATTTGCCAGTTTTAGCAATTATCTGCGTTTTTAATCCATCCCGGCGGATTGTGGTGTTGGTGGCAATAATTCCAGCCAATTGATAAGTTTGGGCAATGTCAAGAATATTGACGATCGCTTCCCACTCTAAATCGGGAGCGATTTTCACTAAAATTGGTTTTCTTCCCTGATTTTCCTGTTGCAAGGCATCTAAAATTAAGCCTAACTGAGCTGCGTCTTGGAGCGATCGCAACCCTGGAGTGTTTGGAGATGAAACGTTCACCACAAAATAGTCACCCCAGGCTTTCAACAACCGAAAACTGTTGAGATAGTCGGCTGCGGCTGATTCTAAGGGAGTAATTTTTGATTTGCCTAAGTTAATGCCTAAAGGTATTGGTCTAAAAGTAGGAGAGTTATTGTTCTCAGCTAACCGTTGCGCCATCACCTCTGCGCCATGATTATTAAAACCCATGCGATTGAGAACGGCAAAGTCTTGAGGCAATCGAAATAGACGCGGACGAGGATTTCCTGGTTGAGGATGAAATGTCACCGTCCCCATTTCGGCAAAGCCAAAACCAAAATTCGACCAAATATGAGCCGCTACCCCATCCTTATCAAACCCAGCAGCTAATCCCAAAGGATTAGGAAAGTCGATTCCCCAAAGTTGCTGTTGCAATCGCTTGTCTTGCAAACCTGTAGATTTTTGCAGTTGTTCTAAAATCTGTTTCACACCAGGACGCGCGCGATTTCGATCCAGCCAATCTAAAGAATGAATGACGCGATCGTGCATCCACTCAGGATCGGCTTTAATGCCATCAAATAGAAACGGTCTAATTGCAGATTTGTAAATATCCACTTTTTCAGTTATCAGTTATCAGTAAAGAGTAGTGCGTGGTGCGTGAAGAAAGGGTGTAGGGAATTGGTAGTTGGTAGTTGGTAGTTGCACCTTAAGCCCCTCTGCTCCCCTGCTCCCCTGCTTCCTTGTCCCCCTTGTCTCCCTTCGCCCCCTAATCCCCACTCCCTTCGGTCGTGGGATCCCCGAGTTCCCCCTTGTCCCAAAACAACCTAATCCCCATTCCAAAGTCTCTCTACAGTCCAATGACGATCGCTTGATTGATAAATCCTCACACCCGGAATTTCGGCTTGAGTGACGAGTTGTTCGACCTCATCAATTGTAAAAGCTGCGTGCAAAGAATCGCGAAATAAATCTTTCTGGCGATCGCTGTATTCCGTACCAATTCCTTCAACTAACCGATCTATAGTCGCCGCATCACTTGGACGAATTAAATCTCTAATACAAATGGCTCCTTTGGGTTGCAATACTCGTTTGAGTTCTTGCAAAAAAGGCAAGGGGTTCGGTAAGTGATGAACGAGGCTGTTAGAAATGATTAGATCGAAGTAATCGTCAGGGTAAGGTAGGCGCTTAGCATCTACTATTTCCAAACTAATTCGCTCTTGCAAGCCTGCGGCTTTGACGCTCTGAAAACCTAATTTCAACATATTTTCTGCCAAGTCAATTCCCCATATTTGCCAATGAGGATGCATTTGACTGAGAATAATTGGAATTCGAGCTGTACCAGTCCCCGCATCGAGAACTTTAGCTGTGTCCATCCGACATAACTCACTTGCGGTTTGAGCAAAAGCAGTGTTGACTTCTACGAAATCCATCGCATCGTATTCAACTGCTTCTTCCCAAGAGTCCATCACTTCCGGTTCTAGAATTCTGAGTAATTTGTTATTGGTCATTGGGAAGTGAGTAGTGAGTAGTAAGGAGTGAGTGGCTAGTGACTGGTGACTAGTGACTAGAAAAGAATCCAGCCACTGGTTCCACTGTCAACTGATAACTTTCTAACCAATAGAGGCTAGCAGTTGCAATTTGATGGTTTCTTGCTAATGTTACCGTATCTAAGCCATAGGTGGAAAAGGTGGTGTAGGAACCTAAAAAACCTACCGAAGCGTTGCACAAACCATGAAGTCAGATAATAGCGGCTCAAAGCTCCAGCGCTCGCACCAAAACTAATCGCGATCGGATTGCGAATTGCTGGCTGTTGCAGTGCTAACAGTTGGATTAAATCTTTCCAACTCATAATCATGAGTAGTTGGTAGTAAGATGGGCATGGCTCACCTTACTATAAAATTATCTGTCATCTACAAACGATCGCTCGCTACTACAGCGAGCGTAGTCAGTAGTTCTGGAACGCAACAGTTATGAATACCAATATTTTTGTATTCTAGTTATCAGATATTCTTAAAATACTGTTTTTTAACGTTTGATTCTCGATCGGTCTTCATATTTATTACTACCGATAGATTCAAAATCTGTATAGATAGTAGCAATTAAGTAATTTCCTTGAGAAAAAATTGTGGCATGACACAACAATGTTCTCTCACCCCTCATAAAGGTGAGTAGATCCGTACTCAAGGGGGAGGTTATCTGCCTCCTAAATCTGAATCAAGGTCGATACAATTAGAGTGCGCTTTGAGTAATGTTGTTGCTATACAAATTCAGCGTTAATAACAGCATTACAAGGAGAAAATATATGCAGAATCAGTTCAGAACAGTTGCACTGCTAGGTTTATTAAGTGGTTTATTAATTGCAATCAGCTACTGGATTCTTGGTGGTAGCGCTGGTGTTATAACTGGTATTGCCATTGCTGCAATTACTAACCTAGTATCTTGGTATCAGTCAGATAAGATCGCACTGGCAGCTTATCGCGCCCGACCGATTAGTCCCCAGCAAGCACCAGGACTATATCAAATGGTAAAACGGTTGTGCGATCGCGCTCAATTGCCGATGCCTGCACTGTACCTCATTCCCTCGCGGGCAGCGAATGCTTTTGCAACTGGACGGGACCCCGAACACGCAGCTGTTGCTGTAACGGAAGGAATTTTAGAATTATTGCCAGAAGATGAATTAGAAGGTGTCATTGCTCACGAATTAACTCACGTCGCAAATCGAGATACCTTGACGCAAGCAGTTGCAGCGACGATCGCAGGGGCAATTTCTTTCTTAGCTCAAATGGCTAGCTATGGTTTATGGTTCTCTGCACCAACATCTAGAGATAATCGCGGTGGTGCCAACCCGATTGGAATCTTACTGACAGTTGTACTTGCGCCTGTTGCAGCAACAATTATTCAACTCGCTATTTCGCGGACGCGCGAATTCTCGGCTGATGCTGGTTCGGCACGGATGACTGGCAATCCTCGGGCTTTGGCAAGAGCGCTACAGCGGTTGGAAAGTGCTGCTAGACAGGCACCGATGGTGGGTAATCCTGCTTTTGAACCGCTACTGATTGTTAATGCTTTTTCAGGACAATTCATGAGTGGATTGTTTTCCAGCCACCCATCAACTGAGGCGCGGATCGAGCAACTTTTAAAATTGGAAAGAGAGTTACCGCAGTCTACTAAGTTTTCCTTCGGTCAGTAGTCATCAGTTAAAGCAAGCAAAAGATCGCTAGTTACTCATTTAGGAGATCGAACCATGACTAATGAAATTGGCAATCAAGAAGACAACTCCGTGAAAATCGAAATCATTCCCCAAGATAGCAGCGCTCTTGTTGACGAGCAAATGCCTGGGGAAAGCGATGAAATTAAAAACGAAACAAAAGCCTTGATTGAAGCAATTAGAACCCGCGCTCAACTAGAGGCACAATCTGCCGGTTCTTTCACTCGCGAAACGTATATAGAAGCTGTACGTAAGGCAAGGGAGTTTGTAGAACGGAATCAGCCTTTGATCGAAAGAGATCGCCTAGAAAACTCCTACGAACACCTTAAGCAAGAAGCCGAGAAGAACTGGGAATCGATTGCCAGAGAAATACACGAATTTGGCGATCGGCTGGCAGATGCAGCTAAAGCCGCTTGGGATGCCTTTACTGCTCCTCGTGGTTCTAACCGCTAGTTATTTGATGAAATAGTGTCAAGTTTAAAACAGCAATGTTTTGGAACAGGAGAGTGGCGATCGCGACTCTCCTGTTTTCTGTTGGTCAGATCGGCAGAGTTCAATATCTAACTTGCTTATCTAAATTTGCTGACAATCTTCAAAAAATCTTCGTAAAAACTCGTACCAGCCTTGTAGTACTTTTTAAAGTATCGAGTTTCTCAAATTCGATTGACTTTTTGCGATCGCTAAAAATCTGCCATAGCTGTTGAAACTCGCCTTCAGCAGCTTCCTTCGTGCTGTTTTGAGATCTAATTTATATGAGAAAATTCGGATTTAGGGTTGTACTAATCGCGATGGCTGTGTCAATGTTTGTCCTCGCCATTGCCTCTAAAGGAAGTTTTGCTCAGGATTCTCGCCCCATTACTGCTAAAGCAACCATCTTCGGTCCCGATATTGCTGGAGAATTAAAGCTACGACAAATTAGTAATGGAGTTACTCTTGTCGATCTTTCTCTTAAAGGAGATCCTAGCGTTCTCACGCCGGGATTACACGGCATTCACTTCCACGAAAAAGCTATTTGTGATGAAGGAGCAGAACCCCGATTTAGTACTGCTGGCGGACATTTCGACCCAGGACCATTCGGTAGCTCCTTACCTGTTCAAGAAAACCACCCTTATCATTTAGGAGATTTACCAAATATAGATATTAATCAAAAAGGTGAGGGCAGACTGATAACTGCTACAAGTCGTATTACCCTTTACGAAAGCCCTGTCTCTCTATTTGATGAAGATAGCAGCGCTATCATCGTTCACCAATTACCCGATTTAATGATATCTGGAGGCACGGCAGCACAATCGGGCGGCGGTCGGCTTGCCTGTGGCGCGATCGAACAAAGCTAAACTTCTCGATTCTTCAGCAGATAATTGGCAAGGAATAAGTCAGAAGTTAAAAGTTAAAAGTCAAAATTAGCTATTCCCAAATGACAACTGATAGCAAATGACTAATGAATCTTTCTTTGCCGATTATCTAGCTGCTAGCGTGCGTCTTGCCGTACCGCTAGCGTTTGCAGCTTTAGGGGGTCTTTATTCAGAGAGATCTGGCGTATTAAACATTGGCTTAGAAGGTATGTTGCTTACTGGTGCTTTTGCTAGCGCGGCTGCAACATTTTACAGTAACAACGTTTGGCTGGGCGTATTAGCGGCTATTCTAGCTGGAGGTATGGTAGGGCTACTGCACGCCCTACTGAGCGTGTCTTGGCGTGTCGATCAGTTAGTTTCTGGGTTGGCAATTAATTTAGTTGCTGCTGGCTTGACATCTTTTCTGGCGCGGCTGATCTTTAGCGGTGGTGCGCAGAAATTACCAGGTATTGAGGCGATCGCCATTCCTGGGTTAGTCAATATTCCCATAATTGGTTCTCTATTATTCGCGCAAAATATTCTAGTATAT
This window of the Chroococcidiopsis thermalis PCC 7203 genome carries:
- the holB gene encoding DNA polymerase III subunit delta'; translated protein: MTASFAQLIGQHQAVELLTQAIAQNRVAPAYLFAGPEGVGRCMAAKYFVEQLFCSQIPDSKQQQVRQRLQLGNHPDVLWIEPPQPEEKRKAAPVIRIEQIRHIEQFLSRPPLEAPRAVVAIESAESMTEAAANALLKTLEEPGQATIVLIAPSTASLLPTLVSRCQRIPFYRLDSQSLAQVLQQVGYAHILSQPAILALAQGSPGAAIAAWQKLEGIPAELLAKLQQISPSCHEALDLARQIDRTLDLETQIWLVDYLQYCYWQKFLAREMQHFPLEKLETTRRYLLCYAQPRLVWEVTLLGLTDVEMLRETPLYL
- a CDS encoding superoxide dismutase family protein; amino-acid sequence: MAVSMFVLAIASKGSFAQDSRPITAKATIFGPDIAGELKLRQISNGVTLVDLSLKGDPSVLTPGLHGIHFHEKAICDEGAEPRFSTAGGHFDPGPFGSSLPVQENHPYHLGDLPNIDINQKGEGRLITATSRITLYESPVSLFDEDSSAIIVHQLPDLMISGGTAAQSGGGRLACGAIEQS
- a CDS encoding class I SAM-dependent methyltransferase, which gives rise to MTNNKLLRILEPEVMDSWEEAVEYDAMDFVEVNTAFAQTASELCRMDTAKVLDAGTGTARIPIILSQMHPHWQIWGIDLAENMLKLGFQSVKAAGLQERISLEIVDAKRLPYPDDYFDLIISNSLVHHLPNPLPFLQELKRVLQPKGAICIRDLIRPSDAATIDRLVEGIGTEYSDRQKDLFRDSLHAAFTIDEVEQLVTQAEIPGVRIYQSSDRHWTVERLWNGD
- a CDS encoding quinone-dependent dihydroorotate dehydrogenase, with the translated sequence MDIYKSAIRPFLFDGIKADPEWMHDRVIHSLDWLDRNRARPGVKQILEQLQKSTGLQDKRLQQQLWGIDFPNPLGLAAGFDKDGVAAHIWSNFGFGFAEMGTVTFHPQPGNPRPRLFRLPQDFAVLNRMGFNNHGAEVMAQRLAENNNSPTFRPIPLGINLGKSKITPLESAAADYLNSFRLLKAWGDYFVVNVSSPNTPGLRSLQDAAQLGLILDALQQENQGRKPILVKIAPDLEWEAIVNILDIAQTYQLAGIIATNTTIRRDGLKTQIIAKTGKSIVEEAGGISGLPVRDRSTEIIRFIYQQTQGQLPIIGVGGIFTAEDAWEKIIAGASLIQVYTSWIYEGIGIVNHILAGLLQKMAKHDLNSISEARGSQLSARRGSD
- a CDS encoding M48 family metalloprotease, which produces MQNQFRTVALLGLLSGLLIAISYWILGGSAGVITGIAIAAITNLVSWYQSDKIALAAYRARPISPQQAPGLYQMVKRLCDRAQLPMPALYLIPSRAANAFATGRDPEHAAVAVTEGILELLPEDELEGVIAHELTHVANRDTLTQAVAATIAGAISFLAQMASYGLWFSAPTSRDNRGGANPIGILLTVVLAPVAATIIQLAISRTREFSADAGSARMTGNPRALARALQRLESAARQAPMVGNPAFEPLLIVNAFSGQFMSGLFSSHPSTEARIEQLLKLERELPQSTKFSFGQ
- a CDS encoding FAD-dependent oxidoreductase — encoded protein: MNSKRRHGQDRAVVIGGSIAGMLAARVLADYFATVAIVDTDMLPSQPQSRKGVPQSVQPHVLFAKGYRILEELFPGIGAELSTAGALSIDWLREFHHFTYSNWSANTTSASEIISCTCSRPLLEWAIRRRILEIPNIEIIAKHRATGLVRDSHGDRVTGIRLRPVSEVTESELVATLIVDASGRRSQAPQWLESAGFTPPDETVVNPFLGYATRRYRAPVGFDADWKIMLISQSPPENTRLGYLARIEGGEWIATLGGYSKDFPPLDDEGFLAFARSLPSQRFYEAIASAEPVSPTYAHRATANRLYHYEKIRLPQGFVALGDAVCALCPIYGQGMTVSAMGAIALRDWIKQGYGSHVNALDLDTSDFQKRLAKTTALAWTIATTQDLGFPKTEQHPTNNSNKSSSGKLGKFMRWYNRQLMKGTSSRPELHALVLEVGQMLKSPLSFYHPKIVWQVLTVISD